The proteins below come from a single Rhodanobacter sp. LX-99 genomic window:
- a CDS encoding penicillin-binding protein activator, which yields MRFMRLSRVTAIGLLFSLALAACVPANAPRSPAELAAAQSAEALSRQGQFDQAAQAWLALATQSRGHADSYRLLAAEAWREEGRLDRAAPVLDSIKRQRLSGDEPLRFDLLLAELALGRHDAATALRLTTQPNVVAPPALQLRLLEWRARAMAASGDRWGAARTRVQMDGQLSGFDHTQNRQQILELLHQVGVESLKQRAAAMQRGDRMLPWVNEALSQLGVAVAQPPPDLQQPVGTLLPGADANVREGYKVPAQVALLLPNDGNYAAASTAIREGFFAAYLDAGRNHAPRPSVRVYDSQGTADGAVKAYQQAVSDGARLVVGPLTRGEVAAVFSQAQLPVPVLALNHPDDKQLPAANASEFGLLPETEGAQAADHMIERSLRQVYVLVSTDDFAQRAAGAFKAELAARGGQLAGTITLPPGVTSYASIIAGLKLPTAPAASAPAASGTAAPAESSVANDAGIFISMRPAQARLLLPQLRIAQVNLPVFATSHVYEGSDDAAANRDLDGVEFCDAPWLFDAQPGLPNRDGVAARLPAARGGAARLFAFGMDAWNLVPYLDWLRAHPGSYVPGASGQLAADQFGRVRRVLIWAQFQNGLARPLGGSLQMDDVPSNAPPATTEPSPASSPSSGAFQPATD from the coding sequence ATGCGCTTCATGCGCCTCTCGCGCGTCACCGCGATCGGACTGCTGTTTTCACTGGCGCTGGCCGCCTGCGTGCCGGCGAACGCACCGCGCTCGCCGGCCGAACTCGCCGCCGCGCAAAGCGCCGAGGCGCTGTCGCGGCAAGGCCAGTTCGACCAGGCCGCCCAGGCATGGCTTGCACTGGCCACGCAATCGCGCGGCCACGCCGACAGCTACCGCCTGCTCGCCGCCGAGGCCTGGCGCGAGGAAGGTCGGCTCGATCGCGCCGCCCCGGTGCTGGACAGCATCAAGCGCCAGCGCCTCAGCGGTGACGAGCCGCTCCGCTTCGACCTGTTGCTGGCCGAGCTCGCGCTCGGTCGGCACGACGCCGCCACCGCGCTGCGGCTCACCACGCAACCGAACGTCGTGGCGCCGCCCGCACTGCAACTGCGCCTGCTGGAATGGCGCGCCCGCGCCATGGCCGCCAGCGGCGACCGCTGGGGCGCCGCGCGCACCCGCGTGCAGATGGACGGCCAATTGAGCGGTTTCGACCATACCCAGAACCGCCAGCAGATCCTCGAGCTGCTCCACCAGGTCGGCGTCGAGTCGCTCAAGCAGCGCGCCGCCGCGATGCAGCGCGGCGACCGCATGCTGCCATGGGTGAACGAGGCGCTGAGCCAGCTCGGTGTCGCCGTGGCGCAACCGCCGCCGGATTTGCAGCAGCCGGTCGGCACCCTGTTGCCCGGCGCCGACGCGAACGTGCGCGAAGGCTACAAGGTGCCTGCCCAGGTCGCCCTGCTGCTGCCCAACGACGGCAATTACGCCGCCGCGAGCACGGCGATCCGCGAAGGTTTCTTCGCAGCCTACCTCGACGCCGGACGCAATCACGCGCCGCGTCCCTCGGTGCGCGTCTACGACAGCCAGGGCACCGCCGACGGCGCGGTCAAGGCGTACCAGCAGGCGGTCAGCGACGGCGCCCGGCTGGTGGTCGGTCCGCTGACCCGCGGTGAAGTCGCCGCGGTGTTCAGCCAGGCGCAACTGCCCGTGCCGGTGCTGGCACTGAACCATCCCGACGACAAGCAGTTGCCGGCGGCCAATGCCAGCGAATTCGGCCTGTTGCCGGAAACCGAAGGCGCCCAGGCCGCCGATCACATGATCGAGCGCAGCCTGCGCCAGGTCTACGTGCTGGTCTCCACCGACGATTTTGCGCAGCGTGCGGCCGGTGCCTTCAAGGCCGAGCTGGCGGCGCGTGGCGGCCAGCTCGCCGGCACGATCACCCTGCCGCCGGGCGTCACCAGCTACGCCAGCATCATCGCCGGGCTGAAGCTTCCCACCGCGCCCGCCGCCTCCGCACCCGCTGCCAGCGGCACCGCCGCCCCGGCCGAAAGCAGCGTCGCGAACGACGCCGGCATCTTCATCAGCATGCGTCCCGCGCAGGCGCGCCTGCTGCTGCCGCAGCTGCGCATTGCACAGGTGAACCTGCCGGTGTTCGCCACCTCGCACGTCTATGAAGGCAGCGACGACGCGGCGGCGAATCGCGACCTGGATGGCGTCGAGTTCTGCGACGCGCCGTGGCTGTTCGATGCCCAGCCGGGCCTGCCGAACCGCGATGGGGTCGCCGCGCGCCTGCCGGCGGCCCGCGGTGGTGCCGCGCGGCTGTTCGCGTTCGGCATGGATGCATGGAACCTGGTGCCCTACCTCGACTGGCTGCGCGCACACCCGGGCAGCTACGTGCCCGGCGCCAGCGGCCAACTCGCCGCCGACCAGTTCGGCCGCGTACGCCGCGTGCTGATCTGGGCGCAGTTCCAGAACGGCCTGGCGCGTCCGCTGGGCGGCAGCCTGCAGATGGACGACGTGCCGTCGAACGCGCCTCCCGCCACGACCGAGCCGTCGCCGGCGAGCTCCCCGTCGAGCGGGGCCTTCCAGCCCGCGACGGACTGA
- the rsmI gene encoding 16S rRNA (cytidine(1402)-2'-O)-methyltransferase, translated as MSAVQPGCLWVVATPIGHRDDLSARAIETLRAVAVIAAEDTRHSRPLLVHHNIDTPLIALHEHNERDAVDAIVRRMQGGDAVALISDAGTPLISDPGFRLVRAARAAGIRCVPVPGACAAIAALSVAGLPSDRFVFEGFLPPKAAARRSRLQELAGDARTLIFYESSHRVAESLADMRDVFGTGREAVLARELTKLFETVIGEPLVELAARVAGDPDQQRGECVILVAGRGEEADAKLAEGQRVFAILREELPPAKAAKLAAAISGAPRKLLYQERE; from the coding sequence ATGTCAGCAGTTCAGCCAGGTTGCTTGTGGGTGGTGGCTACCCCCATCGGCCATCGCGATGACCTGTCCGCCCGCGCGATCGAAACCTTGCGTGCGGTGGCGGTGATCGCTGCGGAAGATACCCGGCACAGCCGGCCGCTGCTGGTGCATCACAACATCGACACGCCGTTGATCGCGTTGCACGAGCACAACGAGCGCGATGCGGTGGACGCCATCGTGCGCCGGATGCAGGGCGGCGATGCGGTGGCGCTGATCTCCGATGCGGGCACGCCGCTGATCAGCGATCCGGGTTTCCGGCTGGTGCGCGCCGCGCGCGCCGCGGGCATCCGTTGCGTTCCGGTGCCGGGCGCCTGCGCGGCGATCGCGGCGCTGTCGGTGGCTGGCCTGCCCAGCGACCGTTTCGTGTTCGAAGGCTTCCTGCCGCCGAAAGCGGCCGCACGGCGCAGCCGGCTGCAGGAGCTGGCGGGCGACGCGCGCACGCTCATCTTCTATGAGTCGTCGCATCGGGTCGCCGAAAGCCTGGCCGACATGCGCGACGTGTTCGGCACCGGGCGCGAGGCAGTGCTGGCGCGCGAGCTGACCAAGCTGTTCGAGACGGTGATCGGCGAGCCGCTGGTGGAACTGGCCGCACGCGTGGCGGGCGATCCCGACCAGCAGCGCGGCGAATGCGTGATCCTGGTCGCCGGACGTGGCGAGGAGGCCGATGCGAAACTGGCCGAAGGCCAGCGCGTGTTCGCGATCCTGCGCGAGGAACTGCCGCCGGCGAAGGCGGCGAAGCTGGCTGCCGCGATCAGCGGCGCGCCGCGCAAGCTCCTGTACCAGGAGAGGGAATAG